From Drosophila suzukii chromosome 2R, CBGP_Dsuzu_IsoJpt1.0, whole genome shotgun sequence, a single genomic window includes:
- the LOC108017969 gene encoding deoxyribonuclease TATDN1 — protein MLRRQFGIAMKFIDIGANLTDPMFQGCYGGSQKHPADLDIVLKRAWQQGLEKIIVTAGCLKDVDEALDLASKDDRIYTTVGTHPTRCEEFVPDPEGYCDQLRSKIKENRGKVLAIGECGLDYDRLQFCGHETQRLYFEKQLGLAAEFQLPLFLHMRNAAEDFMAILERNRDKIKECGGGVVHSFTGTLEEAQRILAFGGLYIGVNGCSLKTEENAEVVRQLPNDRIMLETDCPWCGIRPSHAGHKHVTTKFATVKKKEKWTAESLIDGRCEPCQISQVLEAVAGIKQEPKEKLAELYYQNTLDLFFRKAEQNE, from the exons ATGCTGCGCCGACAATTTGGAATTGCAATGAAGTTTATTG ATATTGGAGCCAACCTGACGGATCCCATGTTCCAGGGCTGCTACGGCGGATCCCAGAAGCACCCGGCCGACCTGGACATTGTTTTGAAACGTGCGTGGCAACAGGGTCTGGAGAAGATCATCGTCACCGCAGGATGTCTGAAGGATGTGGACGAGGCACTAGATTTGGCTTCCAAAGATG ATCGCATCTACACCACCGTGGGCACGCATCCTACGCGCTGCGAGGAATTCGTACCGGATCCGGAAGGCTACTGCGACCAACTTCGTTCCAAGATCAAGGAAAATCGGGGCAAGGTCCTGGCCATCGGGGAATGTGGTCTGGATTACGACCGCCTGCAGTTCTGTGGCCACGAGACACAGCGCCTGTACTTCGAGAAGCAGCTGGGCCTGGCAGCCGAGTTCCAACTGCCTCTCTTTCTGCACATGCGAAATGCTGCCGAGGATTTCATGGCCATCCTGGAAAGAAATCGGGACAAGATCAAGGAATGCGGCGGCGGAGTGGTGCACAGTTTCACGGGAACTCTTGAGGAGGCCCAGCGCATCCTGGCCTTTGGTGGACTCTACATAGGCGTGAATGGTTGCTCTTTAAAAACGGAGGAAAACGCTGAAGTGGTTCGCCAGCTACCCAACGACAGGATAATGCTAGAAACCGACTGTCCATGGTGTGGCATTCGTCCATCGCATGCAGGGCATAAGCATGTGACCACAAAGTTTGCCACCGTCAAGAAGAAAGAGAAATGGACAGCCGAATCTTTGATAGACGGACGTTGTGAACCCTGTCAGATTAG CCAAGTTTTGGAGGCTGTAGCCGGTATCAAACAGGAACCCAAGGAAAAACTGGCCGAGCTTTACTACCAAAACACCTTAGACTTGTTTTTCAGGAAAGCGGAACAAAATGAATAA